One Serpentinicella alkaliphila DNA segment encodes these proteins:
- a CDS encoding ABC transporter substrate-binding protein yields MKKLIAILCIFMLALGLVACSQPTDTANGTKGGSEVAEAITIAGVLGDVELEGPAQRVVALEWTYAENLLAVGVQPIGVTDIQNYNNWVQIEEKFDDNVVDVGTRQEPSLEKIAELQPDLIIAIKFRHEAIKSQLESIAPTVFFDPYPTDENFNQYDEMESTFREIAKAVGKSSEAEQVLAELEDTYVEAKAAIDSASLTTKDVILTQAFSANQAPQIRLFTPNALASVILEKIGLNNVHTSEVLEIYGFSTVNVEALTIYEEANYLYVVQDNDNIYENQLKDNKVWNGLEFVKENRTFPLGGDAWLFGGPLSAKVVVDRIVNILVTN; encoded by the coding sequence ATGAAAAAATTAATCGCTATTTTATGTATTTTTATGCTAGCACTTGGACTAGTAGCTTGCTCACAACCGACAGATACAGCCAATGGAACTAAAGGCGGCTCAGAGGTTGCTGAAGCAATCACTATAGCTGGTGTGTTAGGAGATGTAGAGTTAGAAGGACCTGCTCAAAGAGTTGTTGCTTTAGAATGGACTTATGCTGAGAATTTGTTAGCTGTAGGTGTACAACCTATAGGTGTTACAGATATTCAAAACTATAATAATTGGGTTCAAATTGAAGAAAAGTTTGATGATAATGTTGTTGATGTAGGAACTCGCCAAGAACCTAGTTTAGAAAAAATTGCAGAACTTCAACCGGATTTAATAATTGCAATTAAATTCCGTCATGAAGCAATTAAATCTCAACTTGAATCAATTGCACCAACAGTTTTCTTTGACCCGTATCCAACTGATGAAAACTTCAATCAGTATGATGAGATGGAATCAACCTTCAGAGAAATTGCAAAGGCAGTAGGAAAGAGTAGCGAAGCAGAACAAGTACTTGCAGAATTAGAGGATACATATGTAGAAGCAAAGGCAGCTATTGATAGTGCTAGTTTGACAACGAAGGATGTTATATTAACTCAGGCCTTTAGCGCAAATCAAGCACCTCAAATTCGTTTATTTACGCCAAATGCTCTTGCATCTGTTATTCTTGAAAAAATTGGATTAAATAATGTGCATACTTCTGAGGTATTAGAAATATATGGATTCAGTACAGTGAACGTAGAGGCATTAACAATATATGAAGAGGCAAATTATCTATATGTGGTTCAGGACAACGACAACATATATGAAAATCAATTAAAGGATAATAAGGTTTGGAATGGATTAGAATTCGTTAAGGAAAATCGTACTTTCCCATTGGGTGGAGATGCTTGGCTATTTGGTGGACCGCTATCAGCTAAAGTAGTAGTTGATCGAATTGTTAACATCCTGGTAACTAATTAA
- a CDS encoding ABC transporter ATP-binding protein has product MSNSIATKSLSLGYNDTLIIKDLNLKIPKGEITVFIGGNGCGKSTLLRSIARLLKPKTGAVMLNGKEVATLASKDIAKKLAILPQSPTAPEGLTVYQLVKQGRYPHQSWLKQWTKEDEEKVENALSVTKLSNLRHRSIDELSGGQRQRAWIAMTLAQNTEIILLDEPTTYLDMTHQIEILDLLFELNEKEQRTIIMVLHDLNLACRYSHNLVAIKDGRIYAQGKPEEIIKSDVVRQVFNMECEITTDPLFGTPLCIPFGKGRIVRSA; this is encoded by the coding sequence ATGAGTAATTCAATTGCCACAAAATCTTTATCACTAGGATACAATGATACTTTGATTATAAAAGATTTAAACTTAAAGATTCCCAAAGGAGAAATTACAGTTTTTATTGGTGGAAATGGATGCGGAAAGTCAACACTTTTACGTTCAATTGCCCGTTTATTGAAGCCAAAGACTGGGGCTGTAATGCTTAACGGAAAGGAAGTTGCCACTTTAGCTTCTAAAGATATAGCAAAAAAGTTAGCCATTTTGCCTCAATCACCTACGGCTCCTGAAGGTTTAACCGTTTATCAATTGGTGAAGCAAGGTCGCTATCCTCATCAATCATGGCTAAAGCAATGGACAAAAGAAGATGAAGAAAAAGTCGAAAATGCACTTTCTGTTACTAAACTATCAAATCTAAGGCACAGATCTATCGATGAACTGTCAGGAGGACAACGCCAACGAGCTTGGATTGCCATGACCCTAGCACAAAATACCGAGATAATTCTATTAGATGAGCCTACTACATATTTAGATATGACCCACCAAATTGAAATATTAGACTTATTATTTGAACTTAATGAAAAAGAGCAACGGACAATTATTATGGTTCTACATGACTTAAATCTGGCCTGTAGGTATTCTCATAATCTTGTCGCCATTAAAGATGGTAGGATATATGCACAAGGCAAACCAGAAGAAATTATTAAAAGTGATGTTGTTCGACAGGTATTTAATATGGAGTGTGAGATAACAACTGATCCTTTATTTGGTACCCCTTTATGTATTCCTTTTGGAAAAGGAAGAATAGTTAGATCTGCATAA